The following proteins are encoded in a genomic region of Primulina huaijiensis isolate GDHJ02 chromosome 3, ASM1229523v2, whole genome shotgun sequence:
- the LOC140972553 gene encoding auxin-responsive protein SAUR21-like → MAIRQVLRRSLSSEKRSNSRGSADHVPKGHCAVYVGESEYKQRFVIPVSYLNHHLFQDLLCQAEEEYGFYHPMGGLTIPCSGDLFVDVTSRLRRI, encoded by the coding sequence ATGGCCATTCGACAAGTGCTTAGACGATCTTTATCGAGTGAGAAAAGATCGAATTCGAGAGGATCAGCTGATCATGTGCCGAAGGGACATTGCGCTGTTTATGTAGGGGAGAGTGAATATAAGCAACGGTTCGTCATTCCCGTGTCATATTTGAACCACCATTTGTTTCAAGATTTGCTATGTCAAGCTGAAGAAGAATATGGATTTTACCATCCGATGGGTGGTCTTACCATTCCTTGCAGCGGAGATCTGTTTGTAGATGTCACCTCTCGCTTGAGAAGAATATGA